Proteins from one Nitrobacteraceae bacterium AZCC 2146 genomic window:
- a CDS encoding propionyl-CoA carboxylase alpha chain (product_source=KO:K01965; cath_funfam=2.40.50.100,3.30.470.20; cog=COG4770; ko=KO:K01965; pfam=PF00289,PF00364,PF02785,PF02786,PF18140; smart=SM00878; superfamily=51230,52440,56059; tigrfam=TIGR00514), with product MFKRILIANRGEIACRVIKSARRMGIQTVAVYSEADRDALHVEMADEAVLIGPPAASESYLLIEKIVEACKKTGAEAVHPGYGFLSERESFPRALQAAGIVFIGPNPGAIAAMGDKIESKKAAAKAKVSTVPGHLGVIEDEKHAVKIADEIGYPVMIKASAGGGGKGMRIAYSTSEVAEGFNLAKAEAKSSFGDDRVFIEKFIVDPRHIEIQVLGDKHGNVIYLGERECSIQRRNQKVIEEAPSPLLDETTRRKMGEQAVALAKAVNYDSAGTVEFVAAQDKSFYFLEMNTRLQVEHPVTELITGVDLVEQMIRVAAGEKLALAQKDVTLTGWAVESRVYAEDPFRNFLPSIGRLVKYRPPAESSVDGITVRNDTGVQEGGEISIYYDPMIAKLVTHAPSRAAAIQAQAHALDAFYIDGIRHNIPFLSALMNHPRWREGNLSTGFIAEEFPKGFAARPPDGEIARRIAAVAAAIDHVIGERKRQISGQLTGRAVTRAGRRAVWLERDEVALDVAREGDGVSVRFVAADGSVGNPHQLVSPWTPGTPVWEGAIDGHIVAMQVRLTANGIRLAHQGFEVAVNVFTETEAAAARLMPVGIKADTGKKLLCPMPGLVVSIAVTEGQDVKAGETLAVVEAMKMQNVLRAERDGVVKKIHATAGATLAVDALILEFA from the coding sequence ATGTTCAAACGTATTTTGATCGCCAATCGCGGCGAGATCGCCTGCCGGGTCATCAAATCGGCCCGCCGCATGGGCATCCAGACGGTCGCCGTGTATTCCGAAGCGGACCGCGACGCGCTGCATGTCGAGATGGCCGATGAGGCCGTCCTGATCGGGCCGCCGGCGGCCTCGGAAAGCTATCTGCTGATCGAGAAGATCGTCGAGGCCTGCAAGAAGACCGGCGCCGAGGCGGTGCATCCCGGCTACGGCTTCCTGTCGGAGCGCGAATCGTTTCCGCGCGCGCTACAGGCGGCGGGCATTGTCTTCATCGGTCCCAATCCCGGCGCCATCGCTGCGATGGGCGACAAGATCGAATCCAAGAAGGCGGCCGCGAAGGCCAAGGTCTCCACCGTGCCCGGCCATCTCGGCGTGATCGAAGACGAAAAGCATGCGGTCAAGATCGCCGATGAGATCGGCTATCCCGTGATGATCAAGGCTTCCGCCGGCGGCGGTGGCAAGGGCATGCGCATCGCCTATTCGACCTCGGAAGTTGCGGAAGGATTCAACCTCGCCAAGGCGGAAGCGAAGTCGTCGTTCGGCGACGACCGCGTCTTCATCGAAAAATTCATCGTCGATCCCCGCCACATCGAAATCCAGGTGCTCGGCGACAAGCACGGCAACGTCATCTATCTCGGCGAGCGCGAATGCTCGATCCAGCGCCGCAATCAGAAGGTGATCGAGGAAGCCCCGAGCCCGCTGCTCGACGAGACCACCCGCCGCAAGATGGGCGAGCAGGCCGTGGCATTGGCCAAGGCGGTGAATTACGACTCCGCCGGCACGGTGGAATTCGTCGCCGCGCAGGACAAGAGCTTTTACTTCCTCGAGATGAACACGCGGCTGCAGGTCGAGCATCCCGTCACCGAACTGATCACCGGCGTCGATCTGGTCGAGCAGATGATCCGCGTTGCCGCCGGCGAGAAGCTGGCGCTGGCACAGAAGGACGTCACGCTGACCGGCTGGGCCGTGGAGTCCCGCGTTTATGCCGAGGATCCATTCCGCAATTTCCTGCCGTCGATCGGGCGCCTGGTGAAATATCGTCCGCCGGCGGAAAGCAGCGTCGATGGCATCACCGTGCGCAACGACACCGGCGTGCAGGAGGGAGGCGAGATCTCGATCTATTACGATCCGATGATCGCCAAGCTGGTGACGCATGCGCCGTCGCGCGCTGCCGCCATCCAGGCGCAGGCCCATGCGCTCGATGCGTTCTACATCGACGGCATCCGCCACAACATTCCGTTCCTCTCCGCGCTGATGAATCATCCGCGCTGGCGCGAGGGCAATCTCTCCACCGGCTTCATCGCCGAGGAATTCCCGAAAGGCTTTGCTGCGCGTCCGCCGGACGGCGAAATCGCGCGCCGCATCGCCGCGGTGGCCGCCGCGATCGACCACGTCATTGGCGAGCGCAAGCGGCAGATTTCCGGCCAGCTGACCGGCCGTGCGGTGACCCGCGCCGGCCGCCGCGCGGTGTGGCTGGAGCGTGACGAGGTCGCGCTCGACGTCGCCCGTGAAGGCGACGGCGTTTCGGTCCGCTTCGTTGCCGCCGACGGCAGCGTCGGCAATCCGCATCAGCTGGTGTCGCCCTGGACGCCGGGCACCCCGGTCTGGGAAGGCGCCATCGACGGCCACATTGTGGCGATGCAGGTGCGCCTGACCGCCAACGGCATCCGGCTCGCGCATCAGGGTTTTGAAGTTGCGGTCAACGTCTTTACCGAGACCGAAGCGGCTGCCGCGCGCTTGATGCCGGTGGGCATCAAGGCCGACACCGGCAAGAAGCTGCTGTGCCCGATGCCGGGTCTGGTGGTATCTATCGCCGTTACCGAAGGCCAGGACGTCAAGGCCGGCGAAACGCTGGCGGTGGTGGAGGCGATGAAGATGCAGAACGTGCTGCGCGCCGAACGCGACGGCGTGGTCAAGAAGATCCACGCCACGGCCGGCGCAACGCTGGCGGTGGACGCGCTGATCCTCGAATTCGCCTGA
- a CDS encoding hypothetical protein (product_source=Hypo-rule applied), which produces MSIEVLEKCLDRLALVIDRAGKRGAVYLPIYERIEAELDALRAKEERMERARQRLK; this is translated from the coding sequence GTGAGTATTGAGGTTTTAGAAAAGTGCCTCGACAGGCTGGCGCTGGTGATTGACCGCGCTGGCAAACGTGGGGCTGTGTACCTGCCGATATACGAGCGCATTGAAGCTGAACTGGACGCACTCAGAGCCAAGGAGGAGCGCATGGAGCGCGCGCGCCAACGTCTCAAATGA
- a CDS encoding hypothetical protein (product_source=Hypo-rule applied; cath_funfam=3.40.720.10; cleavage_site_network=SignalP-noTM; pfam=PF01663; superfamily=53649), translated as MRCAIAILSVGLTALSAATAFAQNSPPRNLILFVPDGLRALKVTPETAPAMAALRDKGVNFRNSHSLFPTFTMANASGMSTGHYLGDTGTFSNSIYTGHPTPVQNGSVIPFIEHDQVLGDLDEQFNGDYLNEETLLKAARGAGFSTAALGKVGPTLLFDHTERTGTKSIILDDQTGAVDKDGKLIGIPLSDEIKAALTAASMPLATPGRGDNGKAGDAKTPGTVVANIAQQGYLADVATKVVLPMFKARNKPFVLVFWARDPDGSQHNTGDSLNTITPGINGPTSMAAIKNTDNNLAQLRKALDDLGLAATTNIIVSADHGFSTISKESKTSTTIKGTYPDTPAGFLPLGFFAIDLSKALDLPLFDPNSKNAAVGDNDYPKAGNALLGKDPTKPELIVATNGGSNLIYLPTRDKALAARTVKALLAQDYVSGIFVEDALGKFPGALPLSSINLTGKAITPHPAIVVSFRSYSAGCDQPTACSVEVADTILRQGQGMHGSFGRGDTMNFMAAIGPDFKAGYVDALPVSNADVGITAAKLLGLTRKANGNLIGRVMTEAMPNGATPKAVSDTMSSKPDAQGLRTVLQFQRVLKQRYFDVAGFPGRTVGLDAKK; from the coding sequence ATGCGCTGCGCCATCGCAATCTTGTCTGTTGGGCTGACCGCTCTATCTGCCGCCACGGCTTTCGCCCAAAACAGCCCTCCCCGCAACCTGATTTTGTTCGTTCCGGACGGCCTGCGGGCCCTCAAGGTCACCCCGGAAACCGCGCCGGCCATGGCCGCGCTGCGCGACAAGGGCGTCAATTTCAGGAATTCGCACTCGCTGTTCCCGACCTTCACCATGGCCAACGCCTCGGGCATGTCCACCGGGCACTATCTCGGCGACACCGGAACCTTCAGCAATTCGATCTACACGGGTCATCCCACGCCGGTGCAGAACGGCAGCGTGATCCCGTTCATCGAGCACGACCAGGTGCTCGGCGACCTCGACGAGCAATTCAACGGCGATTACCTCAACGAAGAGACCCTGCTGAAAGCCGCGCGCGGCGCCGGCTTCAGCACCGCTGCGCTCGGCAAGGTCGGCCCGACGCTGTTGTTCGACCACACCGAGCGCACCGGCACCAAGAGCATCATCCTCGACGACCAGACCGGCGCGGTCGACAAGGACGGCAAGCTGATCGGCATTCCCCTCTCCGACGAAATCAAGGCCGCCCTCACCGCCGCCAGCATGCCGCTGGCGACGCCAGGGCGTGGCGACAACGGCAAGGCCGGCGACGCCAAGACGCCCGGCACCGTGGTTGCCAATATCGCGCAGCAGGGCTATCTCGCCGACGTCGCCACCAAGGTGGTGCTGCCGATGTTCAAGGCGCGCAACAAGCCGTTCGTGCTGGTGTTCTGGGCCCGCGATCCCGACGGCAGCCAGCACAACACCGGCGACAGCCTCAACACCATCACGCCCGGCATCAACGGCCCGACCTCGATGGCCGCCATCAAGAACACCGACAACAACCTCGCGCAATTGCGCAAGGCGCTGGACGATCTCGGCCTCGCTGCCACCACCAACATCATCGTCTCCGCCGACCACGGCTTCTCGACGATCTCCAAGGAGAGCAAGACCAGCACCACGATCAAAGGCACCTACCCCGACACGCCCGCCGGCTTCCTGCCGCTCGGCTTCTTCGCCATCGATCTTTCGAAGGCGCTCGACCTGCCGCTGTTCGATCCCAACAGCAAGAACGCCGCCGTCGGCGACAACGACTATCCGAAGGCCGGCAACGCCCTGCTCGGCAAGGACCCGACCAAGCCGGAGCTGATCGTCGCCACCAATGGCGGCTCCAACCTGATCTATCTGCCGACCAGGGATAAGGCGCTGGCGGCACGCACCGTGAAGGCGCTGCTGGCGCAGGACTATGTCAGCGGCATCTTCGTCGAGGATGCGCTCGGCAAGTTTCCCGGCGCGCTGCCGCTATCGTCGATCAATCTCACCGGCAAGGCCATCACGCCGCACCCGGCCATCGTCGTCAGCTTCCGCTCCTATTCCGCAGGCTGCGACCAGCCGACGGCCTGTTCGGTGGAGGTCGCCGACACCATCCTGCGTCAGGGCCAGGGCATGCATGGTAGCTTCGGCCGCGGCGACACCATGAACTTCATGGCCGCGATCGGACCGGACTTCAAAGCCGGCTACGTCGATGCATTGCCAGTCAGCAACGCCGACGTCGGCATCACCGCCGCCAAACTGCTCGGCCTCACCCGCAAGGCCAATGGCAACCTGATCGGCCGCGTCATGACCGAAGCGATGCCGAACGGCGCCACGCCCAAGGCGGTCTCCGACACCATGAGCTCGAAGCCCGACGCCCAGGGCCTGCGCACCGTGCTGCAATTCCAGCGCGTGCTGAAGCAGCGTTACTTCGACGTCGCGGGCTTCCCCGGCCGTACCGTCGGGCTCGACGCGAAGAAGTGA
- a CDS encoding lipoyl(octanoyl) transferase (product_source=KO:K03801; cath_funfam=3.30.930.10; cog=COG0321; ko=KO:K03801; superfamily=55681; tigrfam=TIGR00214), translated as MVNDRQTLDLKPFSQRQDGPAVEWRVSDAPIPYPEAVAVMESRAGAIADRQAPELVWLLEHPPLYTSGTSGKAGDLLEARFPLFETGRGGQITYHGPGQRVAYVMLDLKERRPDVRAYVAGLEEWIIRTLAAFNVKGERREDRVGVWVARPDKGVGFEDKIAAIGVRLRRWVSFHGISVNVEPDLSHFSAIVPCGVVDPRYGVTSLVDLGLPVTMADVDVALRQAFAEVFGAEQRLPETA; from the coding sequence ATGGTTAATGACCGCCAAACCCTCGATTTGAAGCCATTTTCGCAACGCCAGGATGGCCCCGCCGTGGAATGGCGGGTCTCCGACGCCCCGATTCCCTACCCCGAGGCCGTGGCCGTGATGGAATCGCGGGCCGGAGCGATCGCGGACCGCCAGGCCCCGGAACTGGTCTGGCTGCTGGAGCATCCGCCGCTCTATACCTCCGGCACCTCGGGCAAGGCCGGCGACCTGCTGGAGGCCCGGTTCCCGTTGTTCGAGACCGGCCGCGGCGGCCAGATCACCTATCACGGCCCCGGCCAGCGCGTGGCCTATGTGATGCTCGACCTCAAGGAGCGCCGGCCCGACGTGCGGGCTTATGTCGCCGGGCTGGAAGAATGGATCATCCGCACCCTGGCCGCCTTCAACGTCAAGGGCGAGCGGCGCGAAGACCGGGTCGGCGTCTGGGTCGCCCGTCCCGACAAGGGCGTGGGTTTTGAGGACAAGATCGCCGCCATCGGCGTGCGATTGCGCCGCTGGGTCTCGTTCCACGGCATTTCCGTCAACGTGGAACCCGACCTCAGCCATTTTTCGGCGATCGTGCCCTGCGGCGTGGTCGATCCCCGTTACGGCGTCACCAGCCTGGTCGATCTCGGCCTGCCCGTGACCATGGCCGATGTCGATGTCGCGCTCCGGCAGGCCTTTGCCGAGGTGTTTGGCGCGGAGCAACGGTTGCCGGAAACAGCCTGA
- a CDS encoding integrase (product_source=COG0582; cath_funfam=1.10.443.10; cog=COG0582; superfamily=56349), translated as MIQAGEVAVVRQRKQDRFLLLRDGLYYYWRRVPRSVEHLDDRAPFIRHSLKTDDLAEARAKRDLLEQADREYWGALLTDGDTAKALAAYQVARARAEALGFTYKPANEVANLPLDDLLRRISSISDLRTPVAVETAVLGGIEQPKVKVSEVFDIFCNEIRAAELAGKSEKQREQWKKVKKLAVSSFIAVVGDLAMIDIMRDHARQFYQHWVKRLAPTDGGKKKSVSLGKRRMGDMRILYEEYFKHIGDIDRQNPFNGLTFSEKFKRSRPPFPIEWVRDKILKPGALAGMNPEARGIVLVLSETGARGGEICNLHKEVIKLGDVVPHILVEPRFDPEDPREIKTVSSIRRIPLVGVALEVMKKFPNGFPSYKENENNFSSAAGKFFRENKLFPTKEHVIYSLRHTFEDRMKEARIDDELRNILMGHSVDRPKYGSGGSLKLYQEEMMKIVFPFDPAII; from the coding sequence GTGATACAGGCCGGGGAAGTGGCGGTGGTACGGCAACGGAAGCAGGATCGCTTTTTGCTCCTGCGCGATGGGCTCTACTATTACTGGAGACGCGTTCCGAGGTCAGTCGAGCACTTGGACGACCGTGCGCCGTTTATCCGGCACTCGCTCAAAACAGACGATCTCGCCGAGGCGCGCGCGAAGCGCGATCTCCTTGAACAGGCGGATCGCGAATATTGGGGGGCGCTACTCACCGATGGCGACACCGCGAAGGCGCTCGCCGCCTATCAGGTGGCGCGAGCCCGCGCCGAGGCACTGGGGTTCACATACAAGCCCGCCAACGAGGTCGCGAACCTTCCGCTCGATGACTTACTCCGAAGAATTTCGTCCATCAGCGACCTCCGTACGCCAGTAGCGGTGGAGACCGCCGTACTCGGCGGCATTGAGCAGCCAAAGGTCAAGGTGTCGGAGGTGTTCGACATCTTCTGCAACGAGATCAGGGCGGCCGAACTTGCCGGGAAAAGCGAGAAGCAAAGGGAACAATGGAAGAAGGTCAAGAAGCTCGCCGTGAGTTCATTCATCGCCGTGGTCGGTGATCTGGCGATGATCGATATCATGCGAGATCACGCTCGGCAATTCTATCAGCATTGGGTCAAGCGCCTCGCCCCGACAGACGGCGGCAAAAAGAAATCTGTATCCTTGGGCAAGCGCCGCATGGGCGACATGAGGATTCTCTATGAAGAATACTTCAAGCACATCGGAGACATCGATAGGCAAAACCCATTCAATGGCCTCACCTTTAGTGAAAAGTTCAAGCGGTCGCGCCCGCCTTTCCCCATCGAGTGGGTGCGTGACAAGATACTGAAGCCGGGCGCGCTCGCCGGCATGAACCCTGAAGCTCGCGGCATCGTGTTGGTGCTCAGCGAGACGGGCGCGCGCGGCGGCGAGATTTGCAATCTGCATAAGGAGGTCATCAAGCTCGGCGACGTCGTTCCGCACATTCTAGTCGAACCGAGGTTTGACCCTGAAGACCCGCGTGAGATCAAGACCGTGTCGTCGATTCGACGCATTCCGCTCGTCGGCGTTGCGCTCGAAGTGATGAAGAAATTCCCGAATGGATTCCCGAGCTACAAGGAGAATGAGAATAATTTCTCAAGTGCGGCGGGGAAGTTCTTCCGAGAGAACAAACTGTTCCCGACGAAGGAGCACGTCATCTATTCGCTCCGCCACACCTTCGAGGATCGCATGAAGGAGGCTAGGATAGACGACGAGCTTCGCAACATCCTCATGGGACACAGCGTCGACAGGCCCAAATACGGGTCCGGTGGTTCGCTGAAACTGTATCAGGAAGAAATGATGAAGATCGTCTTTCCGTTCGACCCGGCAATCATTTGA
- a CDS encoding acylphosphatase (product_source=KO:K01512; cath_funfam=3.30.70.100; cog=COG1254; ko=KO:K01512; pfam=PF00708; superfamily=54975) translates to MIEAIRQVTIRGRVQGVGYRAWVEDTAKALGLHGWVRNRRDGSVEALFAGPVDIVEQMITLCRRGPTAARVEAVDVHAVNADALNLREAGESFSVLPTL, encoded by the coding sequence ATGATCGAGGCGATCCGGCAGGTGACAATCCGCGGCCGCGTGCAGGGCGTCGGCTATCGCGCCTGGGTGGAGGATACCGCGAAGGCGCTCGGCCTCCATGGCTGGGTGCGCAACCGCCGCGATGGCAGCGTCGAGGCGCTGTTCGCGGGGCCGGTGGATATTGTCGAGCAAATGATCACGCTCTGCCGGCGCGGGCCAACGGCGGCGCGGGTCGAGGCGGTCGATGTGCATGCGGTCAACGCGGACGCGCTGAACCTGCGCGAGGCCGGCGAGAGCTTCTCGGTGCTCCCGACGCTCTGA
- a CDS encoding carboxyvinyl-carboxyphosphonate phosphorylmutase (product_source=KO:K01003; cath_funfam=3.20.20.60; cog=COG2513; ko=KO:K01003; pfam=PF13714; superfamily=51621), with product MTFRTRREALRAILSGSQCLRPGSVYDAISVRIADDVGFEVGMFGGSAASLAVLGDPDIALITLSELAEQMRRMSRAAALPVLVDADHGYGNAMNVRRTVQELEMAGAAGLTIEDTLLPSAFGEAKPQLISHDEGIGKVKAALDARRDSALVIVGRTGAASITSVDDAIVRARAYEALGVDALMFTGVKTRADLEAIAAATMLPIVLGGATEEMTDWDFLANQRVRIAVQGHAPIAAATQAVFATLKAIREGASPRDLPGLATSDLMDWVTRAALVKQRSADFLGLKK from the coding sequence ATGACGTTTCGCACCCGCCGCGAAGCGCTGCGCGCGATCCTGTCGGGATCGCAATGCCTGCGGCCGGGTTCGGTCTATGACGCGATTTCGGTGCGCATCGCCGATGACGTCGGCTTCGAGGTCGGCATGTTCGGCGGCTCGGCGGCCTCGCTCGCGGTGCTCGGCGATCCCGACATTGCCCTGATCACATTGAGCGAACTCGCCGAGCAGATGCGGCGGATGTCGCGCGCGGCGGCATTGCCGGTGCTGGTCGATGCCGATCATGGCTATGGCAATGCGATGAATGTCCGCCGCACCGTGCAGGAGCTGGAAATGGCGGGCGCCGCCGGCCTGACCATCGAAGATACGCTGCTGCCGTCCGCATTCGGCGAAGCAAAACCGCAGCTGATTTCACACGACGAAGGGATCGGCAAGGTCAAGGCGGCTCTGGATGCGCGCAGGGATTCCGCTTTGGTCATCGTCGGCCGCACCGGCGCGGCATCGATCACGTCGGTCGATGATGCGATCGTGCGGGCGCGGGCCTATGAAGCCCTGGGTGTCGATGCGCTGATGTTCACCGGCGTCAAGACGCGGGCCGATCTCGAAGCGATCGCTGCCGCGACCATGCTGCCGATCGTGCTGGGCGGAGCGACCGAGGAGATGACCGACTGGGATTTTCTCGCCAACCAGCGCGTCCGCATCGCGGTGCAGGGCCACGCGCCGATCGCCGCGGCGACGCAGGCGGTGTTCGCGACCCTGAAGGCGATCCGCGAAGGTGCCTCGCCCCGGGACTTGCCGGGCCTCGCCACGTCGGATTTGATGGATTGGGTGACGCGCGCCGCTCTCGTGAAGCAGCGCAGCGCCGATTTTCTCGGGCTGAAGAAATAG
- a CDS encoding flagellar motor switch protein FliN/FliY (product_source=KO:K02417; cath_funfam=2.30.330.10; cog=COG1886; ko=KO:K02417; pfam=PF01052; superfamily=101801; tigrfam=TIGR02480): MSNLLQSCMCDCGCPVPTLDKITVDIMVVLGTTSMPVHQVMRLSRGAIIELDATEQDEVKILANNLPVASGMVMVNRNRIAVEVKQMLPRTADHR, translated from the coding sequence ATGTCGAACCTACTGCAATCTTGCATGTGTGACTGCGGGTGCCCTGTGCCAACCCTTGATAAAATTACGGTCGATATCATGGTGGTCCTCGGGACCACGTCGATGCCGGTGCATCAGGTGATGCGGCTCAGCCGTGGCGCCATCATCGAGCTGGATGCCACCGAGCAGGACGAGGTCAAAATCCTCGCCAACAACCTGCCGGTCGCCTCTGGCATGGTGATGGTGAACCGCAACCGCATCGCGGTCGAAGTCAAGCAAATGTTGCCGCGGACCGCCGACCACAGATAG